In Paenibacillus dendritiformis, the DNA window CGTTGGGTGCCTGCATCTACATGTTGCTCTTGGTGCAACTTTATCACGTTTTTCCTTTAATTCCCTTATTCTCTTTCAAGGAAAATTCGACAAAATTTATCATTTTTTTCAATAATAAAAGAGACGCTTGGTATACGGCGTCCCTTGCGTTACCTCAATTATTTATCTTTACCAACCAACGTCATGAACATAATGAGTAAAGGTGGTAATTAAATCTGAGGGGCCAATAATAATAGTAGTAAATAACACGACAACAAATATTAAAGATTTTGTTACCCGTTTCATATTTATCCCTCCAATGTAAAGTAACCATCCGGTCTAATCGGAATCTCTATTATAATAGTAAATTACTTCATAAAGAGGAACTGTTGCCCCAATCATTACATTGATTATAAAGTAACTGAAGTTTTTTCAGGGTTTCAACATCCATCATTTTATCCCTATCAGTATATAATTTTATAATTAGACTACAACATTCGCGTTCATTTAAAATATCGTTAACTTGGGAATATCGTAACGCACTTTCCAAATAACACTGAATTCCGTTTTCAATGTTCCCTATAGAAACGCAGTAGTTGCCTTTTAGTTTATAGAAATGGGCCAACTCAGACTTCTTATACGGTGTAATGTATGGAATAGAGACAATTTTATTTTCCCACTTTAATAGCTTTTCAATAGATGCCCAATCATTCATTTCAAGGTATAGTATCATGAGTTGGTTGATAACATGCAACAAAGCATTCTCTCCGCAACTCTGCAAACATTCTTCAAGCTGCGACAAGGCAAGTTCTTTATCCCCTTTTTTCACATTCAGGACAGCCATCATTAATTTTGCATTATCTTGAATATGAGGATACGGAAAAGTTATGTACTGTTTCAAATAAGACTCACTCAAAATATACTCGCCTATATAATAGTAAGAATTATGAACGACAGCTATGGATTCCGCCTTGATCAAGCTTACCGGTATATCCTCGGTTACATTATTCATGCATAAGTCAATGCTCTCTTGAAAACGCCGCAAATTATACGCATGAACACCTAGCTTATAAAATAAGGTTGTTCGTTCTTCTGCTGATAGAAAATCTATGTAATGTAAAACAAATCGCCCCGAATCATAGGTTGCATGTAGTTTAGTAAAGTCATTTCTTTCAATAAGATATTTCTGAAAAAGAGCTTTGGCAACAAACTTATTGATACCGTAGCCACGGGAGTGACGGATAATGAGATCGTACAAGGCGAGTTTGAGCGAGTCGTTGTTCACTTCCTGATCTACAAACTGGTACAGTTTTTCCATCAAATCGATGCTGTCCAAATCCTTGCTATGTAAACAGGCAGATGCCGTTTTAATAATTAAATCCGTTAAATCCGCTCCATCTCCCTTGATTACTTCTCGTAAGATTCCGAACAGAACATCGGATTTTTGCCCTATTTCAAGATATGGTTGTATGACTTCACGAATAGGTATATGTAATGCGTTAGCTATGGGATTAACCTTTTCAAATGAAGGACGTTCTACCTCATCATTTTCAATTTTGGAGATATAGCCTGTGCTGACGCCTGACAACTCGGCAAGTTGGCTTTGTGTAAGATTGGCTTTATTTCTGTATTGTCTTATGCTGTCGCCAATAGTGGAATATTGTAGCGACGATGCTTCCATATCATCACCCTTCCAAGACATCTTTATTTGTACGTTACCATAATATTCAATTGATGTAAATAAGGTGGGGAGAGGTTGAAAAGCGAGGTATGGTGACCTTCAAACAGATAACATGCTCTCATGCCTGACGTCCTCTTCAGCAGTTTCCCCACCCGCTAATCGACGTGCTCACGTGAGATTAGACATTTCAATCCACGCATCCGCGTAAGATGCGACGAGGAGGACTCGTCGGAGGGAGTATGTTGGTTATATTTCAATCCACGCATCCGCGTAAGATGCGACTTGTTGACCTGTGGCGATAAGCTACCTTCCAGTTGATTTCAATCCACGCATCCGCGTAAGATGCGACGTGAGGTGGACATGATGAGCCAATTGACAGCACAGATTTCAATCCACGCATCCGCGTAGGATGCGACGGTCGGTGTGCTGTTTGCCGAGCTGGATATGCATCTCATTTCAATCCACGCATCCGCGTAGGATGCGACACCGGCGTGCTCACCGAGCCGAGATGAGGCAGCTTATTTCAATCCACGCATCCGCGTAGGATGCGACTGCGAAAATTGACTGAATGTGTAAAATATCCGTTCAAGTATGATTGAATAAAACCATAAAATAGATATATGAACCAAAAATTACGTTAAATCCATAACTCTTCTTCGGTTTATTTGGATAATAATGTAAAAACCATGGTGCGAATGTCCCGGGGAATTCATGTGCGCTTCACATTCGCACCCGTCGTGTGCCTAATCATCAAAATCGCACGACTCCGCTTTCCTCGCCGGGCCGAAGGGGCCGGATATTATCCTCATTCTGTCCGCTTCCTCAACTTGTTCTCTCATTAAGTATATCATGAGTCACGGGATAAGGTAACGGCCGTTGCGCCACGAGTAATCCATTCCTTGGGGGGCACTAAGGCGAGGGCAAGCCCCGGTTGTTGGCCTGGGGCCTGGCAACACAGGGCAAAGACGAGGAAATACATCATTGCCGCTGACTCTAACGGGTTATAGGGT includes these proteins:
- a CDS encoding helix-turn-helix domain-containing protein — translated: MEASSLQYSTIGDSIRQYRNKANLTQSQLAELSGVSTGYISKIENDEVERPSFEKVNPIANALHIPIREVIQPYLEIGQKSDVLFGILREVIKGDGADLTDLIIKTASACLHSKDLDSIDLMEKLYQFVDQEVNNDSLKLALYDLIIRHSRGYGINKFVAKALFQKYLIERNDFTKLHATYDSGRFVLHYIDFLSAEERTTLFYKLGVHAYNLRRFQESIDLCMNNVTEDIPVSLIKAESIAVVHNSYYYIGEYILSESYLKQYITFPYPHIQDNAKLMMAVLNVKKGDKELALSQLEECLQSCGENALLHVINQLMILYLEMNDWASIEKLLKWENKIVSIPYITPYKKSELAHFYKLKGNYCVSIGNIENGIQCYLESALRYSQVNDILNERECCSLIIKLYTDRDKMMDVETLKKLQLLYNQCNDWGNSSSL